One segment of Xiphias gladius isolate SHS-SW01 ecotype Sanya breed wild chromosome 1, ASM1685928v1, whole genome shotgun sequence DNA contains the following:
- the baz2ba gene encoding bromodomain adjacent to zinc finger domain protein 2B isoform X9, producing MESGERLASPAPTLSAARTSSPAASSSSSSSSSSSSSPAPHSKSSLAPSPSALGSTLSTSGRLFGAAGEQPFIGSTLSSAFPLVNHPAFGALYTAGAGRPEFGGLGSLGMSAALATHPQLGALSEWWRAAEAHGRGAAAFLPSFISFPPFFTPHIQPNHSASPVQIRVPGKNSHAPPKGVNGAVNGSGVCPPTTQAGSFSASPAPVQASTKPTKNSNPSNSHRSSPQNNPAELVEKPIQKPKEKKPRKKPADASVASNSESGTSSDSSSDGSLSSDLEDLAEDDEDDDDDDEDDEEEDKQSELSDSEKRTKKKTKVLIPSTGTAKTDRPLCGEPQDKTDTQTQKVPSNPPTLVPLPCSVSPPALSQTSPLALHSSRSRTEGPQQHFSVIQSTGLAANSKPLALLTQTRRESSPSSSPIALTTSPKALSSTASPNPPKLLPSSSPQHLPLSLCSSPKPLSVPSPPHSTLPLSTSPKPFSLTSPVTSSQKSSLKPPQHALPGAAKSNKRKLLEASLAQINEFRLKQTLMSQGQTFPAELKKQQQGPNKSPKRTSLSSSPLPPAPPPPPQNNHSNLFLSSALLGLPEPHHPNGVIQSTTQDAPLALISKPRKDSASQGKSPQCDSDTGSMPVNLSTGASRTQGTAQAGPPLQPPTTSPHATGHGSRKNKSPKGKGQTPGLGQGQGQADPLAAWKGFSQNHLVQSLVDLFRGGESGIGIPGVSIPGVGIPGVGIPGTCNPTAGLPANKESDDSGDDDDDEDDDLEEEEDEEDSDDSLSESDSNSDSDVSGKKVKELKLLPSGSSKKEMTPRRLTKGPELLNTSTNHTATSCSPLNLQVIKTPTIVTSSSALAYHSSPGSSSYSLASPLGFGKKKRVMDEKGLMIPLELGWRRETRIKSVAGRPQGEVAYYAPCGKKLRQYPDVMKGLQWSLLKEEEVIPRILAMEGRRGRPPNSERQLAGEGAKGTRRRKGRPPNVGDPLAPEGPSPSEVKLLRKLEAQEIARQAAQMKLMRKLEKQALARAAKEARKQQAIMAAEERRKQKEQIKILKQQEKIKRIQQIRMEKELRAQQILEAKRKKKEEAANAKILEAEKRIKEKELRRQQAEILKHQELERHRLDMERERRRQHVMLMKAVEARKKAEERERLRQEKRDEKRLNKERKLEQRRLELEIARELKKPNEDMCLSDHKPLPEFSRIPGLILPGRAVSDCLMLMQFLRGFGKVLGLDLNVDVPTLGMLQEGLLNVGDSMGHVQDLLVKLLSLAVCDPGLPPGQKTKTMLGDHLTNVGINRDNVSEVLQMYMGAHCAHTELAPLALSLKTKAFQAHTPAQKASILGFLANELACSKAVISEIDKSLDQMANMRKDKIIMEGKLKKLRTIYAKRTGKREASMGVEENQSVGTPSSATKRKRKLGGDSDDDEDDDDDSDDQAEEEDEEEEEEIKKVKKVETYDEDDVDQATSIEELEKQIEKLAKQHHQTRRKLFEISHSLRSMMYGQDRYRRRYWVLPHCGGVFIEAMESGEAPEELEEERQRRRRAAEEVKVKEEPQEIELEKEKPTSLDGQGIRTQGLEQQKEEDKEHEGKRNSPTLFYQQPGCVSKLCSLRDVNKDVGKETVKAEDKESPHVRQNGSPVGTPNAKTSVTSSSPTHNTSKPAVATTPSMLTTNDTTNIPPPASTSLSVPCLPAPRESPGNTPPTSSPAPSPHLSFQANDQLLRVLTERSGHWFSLLPRNPCDLSSLTTTPPGAPRVSPQASSTPARPRSPPPSPALPLTPSAASASASPHHPAGLLNYPISALQVKSGGSLLGISFGSWPSGMISPSLPLCSSPSPMPGHSLEGNTAASVSSKSESPLPRIEKTSSMPSPAFEMPKSLDHPTARPIPEETLTGWWRVSDIEELRALVNALHSRGIREKGLQRQMQKYMEIIPQVCTKHKDVAMIELRELEESQVSVESVRGWCVEEQAMEMDIAVLQQVEELERKVTAASLQVKGWTYPDPQSEREDLVYYEHKPPTKSLAASANAGDKDSKDSKEHPEERGEKGGVMRHLDNPLDIAVTRLADLERNIERSSEEEVAHGMKVWRKALSEVRSAAQLAMCIQQLQKSIAWERSIMKVYCQMCKKGDNEDLLLLCDGCDKGCHTYCHKPKITSIPEGDWYCPACISKASGPFPKSKKPPSKPVTSSGGGGKKGGEAKKNGKQTGNGEVSEDDSASASNTPKKGAKDSSRKRKAEETSPALPAANQENPVCVKRAKTARDNNRDLGLCRVLLAELERHQDAWPFLTPVNLKSVPGYKKVIKKPMDFSTIREKLVSSQYQNLETFIIDVNLVFDNCEKFNEDNSDIGRAGHNMRKFFEKRWTELLKQTN from the exons ATGGAGTCTGGAGAGCGGCTGGCCTCCCCTGCGCCCACCCTGTCTGCTGCTCGCACCTCCTCCCCTGcggcctcttcctcctcctcctcctcttcttcctcttcgtcATCCCCTGCTCCCCACTCTAAGAGCAGCCTGGCCCCGAGCCCCTCAGCACTGGGATCCACCCTCAGCACCTCTG GCCGTCTGTTTGGAGCAGCAGGAGAGCAGCCCTTCATTGGCTCCACATTGTCAAGTGCCTTCCCTCTGGTCAACCACCCAGCCTTCGGAGCCCTCTATACTGCTGGAGCGGGCAGGCCTGAGTTTGGAGGCCTGGGCTCCCTGGGCATGTCAGCTGCTCTGGCTACCCACCCCCAGCTAGGAGCCCTTTCTG AGTGGTGGCGAGCTGCTGAAGCCCATGGACGGGGAGCTGCTgcctttcttccctctttcatCAGCTTCCCTCCATTCTTCACCCCTCACATCCAGCCCAACCACAGCGCCAGTCCTGTTCAGATCAGGGTGCCAGGCAAGAATAGCCACGCCCCACCTAAAG GGGTGAACGGGGCAGTGAATGGCAGCGGAGTCTGTCCTCCCACCACACAAGCAGGGAGCTTTTCTGCGAGTCCGGCTCCTGTTCAGGCATCGACCAAGCCAACCAAAAATTCAAACCCCTCTAATAGTCACCGTAGCAGCCCTCAGAACAATCCGGCAGAGTTGGTGGAAAAGCCGATCCAGAAACCTAAAGAGAAG AAGCCACGAAAGAAGCCAGCTGACGCTTCTGTGGCGAGCAACAGTGAATCAGGCACATCCTCAGACAGCTCAAGTGACGGGTCCCTCAGCAGTGACCTCGAAGACCTAGCAGAGGATGATGAAGacgatgatgacgacgatgagGATGACGAAGAAGAGGACAAACAGAGTGAATTATCAGACTCTGAGAAGcggacaaagaagaaaacaaag GTTTTGATACCCAGCACTGGAACTGCAAAGACTGACAGACCACTCTGTGGGGAGCCCCAGGACAAGACAGACACCCAAACCCAGAAGGTTCCCTCCAACCCCCCAACCCTTGTGCCCTTACCCTGCTCTGTCTCCCCTCCTGCCTTGTCCCAAACTTCACCACTGGCTTTGCATAGCTCTAGGTCCCGGACAGAGGGGCCACAGCAACACTTCAGTGTGATTCAGTCCACTGGCCTGGCTGCCAACTCAAAGCCGCTGGCCCTCCTCACTCAGACCCGTAGGGAGTCTTCACCGTCTTCTTCCCCCATAGCTCTCACCACATCTCCAAAGGCACTCTCCAGCACTGCCTCTCCCAACCCTCCCAAActcctgccctcctcctccccccagcACctgcccctctccctctgctcctccccgaagcctctctctgtcccctctcCACCCCACTCGACTCTCCCACTGTCTACCTCCCCAAAACCTTTTAGTTTGACCTCACCTGTAACAAGCTCCCAGAAGTCATCACTGAAGCCACCTCAGCATGCTCTTCCTGGCGCTGCCAAATCCAACAAAAGGAAACTGCTGGAAGCTTCGCTTGCGCAGATCAATGAGTTCAGGCTCAAGCAG ACTCTCATGTCCCAAGGGCAGACGTTCCCAGCTGAGctaaagaagcagcagcaggggcCAAACAAGTCTCCCAAGAGGACGTCTCTGTCTTCATCGCCATTGCCACCTGCTCCGCCTCCTCCACCCCAGAACAATCACTCCAACCTCTTCCTCTCGAGTGCCCTGCTGGGGCTCCCTGAACCCCACCACCCCAATGGAGTCATCCAAAGCACCACTCAGGACGCACCTTTGGCCCTCATCAGCAAACCTCGCAAAGACTCTGCCTCTCAAGGCAAGTCCCCTCAGTGCGACTCCGATACTGGGTCAATGCCTGTCAATCTGAGCACAGGGGCGAGCAGGACCCAAGGAACCGCCCAGGCTGGCCCTCCGTTACAGCCCCCCACTACCTCACCCCATGCCACAGGCCATGGATCTAGAAAGAACAAGTCCCCCAAGGGTAAGGGACAGACACCAGGGctgggacagggacagggacaagCAGACCCTTTAGCTGCCTGGAAGGGCTTCTCTCAGAACCATCTGGTGCAGTCTCTAGTAGATTTGTTTCGTGGAGGAGAGTCCGGAATCGGGATTCCTGGAGTTAGTATCCCTGGAGTTGGAATTCCTGGAGTTGGGATCCCTGGGACATGTAACCCCACAGCTGGTCTTCCTGCTAACAAGGAATCTGACGACTcgggagatgatgatgatgatgaggacgaCGAccttgaggaggaggaggatgaagaggactCAGATGATAGTCTGTCAG AGTCTGACAGCAACTCAGACAGTGACGTCTCTGGGAAGAAAGTGAAGGAGTTAAAGCTGCTGCCTTCTGGATCATCTAAAAAGGAGATGACTCCTCGCAGGCTAACCAAAGGCCCAGAACTACTGAACACCTCAACCAATCATACCGCCACCAGCTGCTCCCCTCTCAACCTACAGGTCATCAAGACTCCCACCATTGTCACCAGCTCCAGTGCCTTGGCCTATCACAGCTCTCCAGGCTCATCATCCTACAGCCTAGCCTCTCCATTAG GCTttgggaagaagaagagggtaATGGATGAGAAGGGGTTGATGATACCTTTGGAGCTGGG gtggaggagagaaacaagaaTCAAATCGGTGGCTGGACGGCCGCAGGGCGAAGTGGCCTACTACGCCCCGTGTGGCAAGAAACTAAGGCAGTACCCAGATGTGATGAAG GGTTTACAGTGGAGCCTTctgaaggaagaggaggtgatTCCTCGTATTTTGGCCATGGAAGGTCGTAGGGGTCGCCCCCCTAATTCAGAGCGTCAATTAGCGGGTGAAGGAGCCAAAGGTACCCGACGGAGGAAGGGACGACCCCCCAATGTTGGCGATCCGCTGGCGCCCGAGGGCCCCAGTCCCAGTGAGGTCAAACTTCTGCGCAAACTAGAGGCTCAAG AAATAGCCCGACAGGCCGCCCAGATGAAACTGATGAGAAAACTGGAAAAGCAGGCACTGGCACGTGCAGCCAAAGAAGCTCGGAAGCAGCAAG CTATCAtggcagcagaggagagaaggaagcaGAAAGAGCAGATCAAGATTCTAAAGCAGCAG gaaaagaTCAAGCGTATTCAGCAGATTCGGATGGAGAAGGAACTCAGGGCGCAGCAAATTTTGGAG GCCAAACggaaaaagaaggaggaagCTGCCAATGCCAAAATATTGGAGGCTGAAAAACGGATAAAg GAGAAAGAGTTGAGGAGACAGCAGGCGGAGATTCTCAAACACCAG GAGTTGGAGAGGCATAGACTAGATATG gagagggagaggaggaggcaacATGTAATGCTGATGAAGGCTGTTGAGGCTCGCAAGAAAGCAGAG GAGCGTGAGCGCTTGCGGCAGGAGAAAAGGGATGAGAAGCGCCTGAACAAAGAGCGTAAACTGGAGCAACGGAGGCTGGAGCTGGAGATAGCGAGGGAACTGAAGAAGCCAAATGAAGACATGTGTCTGTCTGATCACAAG CCTCTCCCCGAATTCTCCCGCATTCCTGGACTCATCCTGCCAGGTCGTGCTGTGTCGGACTGCCTGATGCTGATGCAGTTCCTGCGAGGCTTCGGCAAGGTTTTGGGGCTAGATTTGAATGTGGATGTGCCCACCCTGGGCATGCTACAGGAGGGCTTGCTCAATGTTGGGGACAGCATGGGCCACGTCCAAGACCTTCTGGTCAAACTGCTTTCTCTTGCGGTCTGTGATCCTGGTTTGCCACCTGGACAAAAG ACAAAAACCATGCTGGGGGACCACCTGACCAATGTTGGCATCAACAGGGATAATGTGTCTGAGGTGCTACAGATGTACATGGGAGCCCATTGTGCCCATACAGAACTGGCTCCTCTGGCCCTCAGTCTGAAGACCAAGGCCTTTCAGGCCCACACGCCTGCCCAGAAAGCCTCAATTCTGGGCTTCCTGGCTAATGAGCTAGCCTGCAGCAAAGCCGTTATCAG TGAGATTGACAAGAGCCTGGATCAGATGGCTAACATGAGGAAGGACAAGATCATTATGGAGGGAAAACTGAAGAA gCTCAGGACCATTTATGCCAAACGCACTGGGAAGAGGGAGGCCAGTATGGGTGTGGAAGAGAACCAGTCTGTTGGTACTCCGTCCTCTGCCACCAAACGCAAGAGGAAACTGGGTGGGGACAGTGACGATGATGAAGACGATGATGACGACAGTGATGaccaggcagaggaggaggatgaggaggaggaggaagaaattaagaaagttaaaaaagtgGAGACATATGATGAG GATGATGTTGACCAAGCCACCAGTATCGAGGAGCTTGAGAAGCAGATAGAGAAGTTAGCCAAG CAGCATCATCAGACCAGAAGAAAGCTGTTTGAGATCTCCCACTCTCTGCGCTCCATGATGTATGGCCAGGACCGTTACCGCCGCCGGTACTGGGTACTTCCCCACTGTGGAGGGGTCTTCATTGAAGCCATGGAGAGTGGAGAAG CACCAGAGGAACTGGAGGAGGAgcgacagaggaggaggagggcagcagAGGAGGTCAAGGTCAAAGAAGAACCTCAGGAGATCGAGTTGGAGAAGGAGAAACCCACCAGCCTTGATGGGCAGGGCATTCGAACACAAGGTTTGGAGcaacagaaagaggaggataAGGAGCATGAGGGGAAGAGGAACTCCCCGACCCTCTTCTACCAGCAGCCAGGCTGTGTATCCAAACTGTGCTCGCTCCGAGACGTCAACAAGGACGTTGGCAAAGAAACTGTGAAGGCAGAGGACAAGGAGAGCCCCCATGTGAGACAAAATGGCAGCCCAGTGGGCACTCCTAATGCCAAAACTTCAGTAActtcctcctcccccactcACAATACCTCTAAGCCGGCAGTAGCAACTACCCCCTCCATGTTGACCACTAATGACACTACAAACATCCCTCCCCCAGCCTCAACCTCTTTATCTGTCCCGTGCCTGCCAGCCCCACGTGAAAGCCCAGGGAACACTCCTCCAACCTCATCCCCTGCTCCATCTCCACATCTCTCATTCCAAGCCAACGACCAGCTACTCAGAGTCCTGACAGAGAGGAGCGGACACTGGTTCAGTCTGCTCCCTCGCAACCCCTGTGACCTCTCTTCCCTCACCACCACCCCTCCAGGAGCTCCCCGCGTGTCTCCTCAGGCATCCTCCACCCCAGCCAGACCCAGATCCCCGCCTCCGTCCCCTGCCCTCCCTCTCACCCCTTCTGCTGCCTCAGCCTCCGCCAGCCCACACCACCCAGCTGGCCTCCTCAACTACCCAATATCAGCCCTGCAG GTGAAGTCAGGTGGTTCATTGCTGGGAATTTCTTTCGGAAGCTGGCCCAGTGGTATGATAAGTCCCAGCCTGCCTCTGTGCAGCAGCCCCAGCCCCATGCCGGGTCACTCTCTAGAGGGCAACACAGCAGCAAGTGTCTCCAGTAAGAGTGAATCACCTTTACCTCGCATTGAGAAAACCTCATCCATGCCCTCTCCTGCCTTTGAAATGCCCAAGTCCCTCGACCACCCCACAGCTCGGCCCATCCCAGAGG AGACGCTGACAGGGTGGTGGCGGGTTTCTGACATCGAAGAGCTGAGGGCTCTAGTCAATGCTCTCCACAGCCGAGGCATCAGAGAGAAGGGCCTCCAGAGGCAGATGCAGAAATACATGGAGATTATCCCCCAGGTCTgcaccaaacacaaagacg TGGCCATGATCGAGCTGCGTGAGCTGGAGGAGAGCCAGGTCAGTGTGGAGTCGGTGCGAGGCTGGTGTGTTGAGGAGCAGGCGATGGAGATGGACATTGCCGTGCTGCAGCAGGTAGAGGAACTGGAGAGGAAGGTCACCGCAGCCAGCCTGCAGGTGAAG GGCTGGACGTATCCGGACCCTCAATCTGAGCGGGAGGACCTGGTATATTACGAGCACAAGCCCCCTACGAAATCACTGGCAGCATCAGCGAATGCGGGAGACAAGGACTCCAAGGACTCCAAGGAGCATCCAGAAGAGCGGGGGGAGAAGGGCGGGGTGATGCGTCACCTGGACAACCCGCTCGACATAGCAGTGACACGTCTGGCTGATCTGGAGCGCAACATCGAGAGAAG cagtgaggaggaggtggcCCACGGTATGAAGGTGTGGAGGAAGGCTCTGAGTGAAGTGCGTAGTGCTGCCCAGTTGGCCATGTGTATCCAGCAACTGCAGAAGTCTATTGCCTGGGAGAGGTCCATCATGAAAGTG TACTGTCAGATGTGCAAGAAGGGAGATAATGAGgacctcctgctgctgtgtgatggCTGTGACAAAGGCTGCCACACTTACTGTCACAAGCCCAAGATCACCAGCATCCCAGAGGGAGACTGGTATTGCCCGGCCTGCATATCCAAG GCTAGTGGTCCATTCCCCAAAAGCAAAAAGCCTCCAAGCAAACCAGTAACATCCAGCGGAGGAGGTGGGAAGAAAGGTGGAGAGGCGAAGAAGAACGGGAAGCAGACAGGTAATGGGGAAGTGTCAGAGGACGACTCGGCCAGCGCCAGCAACACGCCCAAGAAAGGAGCAAAAGACTCCAGCAGGAAGAGGAAAGCGGAGGAGACCTCACCTGCTCTGccagcagccaatcaggagaaccctgtgtgtgtgaagcgAGCCAAGACAGCCAGAGACAACAACAGGGACCTGGGATTATGCAG GGTACTCCTTGCTGAGCTGGAGCGGCATCAGGATGCATGGCCTTTTCTCACACCCGTCAACCTGAAATCGGTCCCTGGCTACAAGAAGGTCATCAAGAAACCGATGGACTTCTCCACCATACGTGAGAAGCTTGTGAGCAGCCA gtATCAAAACCTGGAGACTTTCATCATTGATGTTAACTTGGTCTTTGATAACTGCGAAAAATTCAATGAAGACAATTCAGACATTGGTCGAGCTGGTCATAACATGAGGAAGTTCTTCGAGAAGCGCTGGACTGAGCTTCTGAAGCAAACAAACTAA